The following proteins are encoded in a genomic region of Rattus rattus isolate New Zealand chromosome 2, Rrattus_CSIRO_v1, whole genome shotgun sequence:
- the C2H11orf24 gene encoding uncharacterized protein C11orf24 homolog, whose amino-acid sequence MWTALVLVWISSVPLSRSHTVPAVPRHLVTNKWPRAGKQNLSGDAVPRADNTSTLRAATVPPAPVTLTTGTWAATLNSTRVTAETTPHGTNTSTPTTREGTADSVTSRILAAPTSSSPSSVRQTLPTTIAGLPSLSTPRAEVPRTNASVSPRTAIATTVAPHTGTPTTGTVTAVGTVTPASGTVTAAVGTVTPASGTVTAASGNVTAAVGTVTAAVGTVTPAVGTVTAAVGTVTPATGNVTAAVGTVTAAAGTINTSDPHTRTLSPAKSTPTNTSSRNPIPTSGAQTQGTTIQVTTDQPVHSTAGRPTPSPSNTTLEPNTPKSVASTSSAIVTTTQVQTKEPSASTVPVLPTSMSPEVEATSPTTQPSPLLPTQGTGGPGIRLTTEQVGTKATAGTASAGPTSRSSGDVKVPTTASCQLSTQGQYLVVTTDPLTPSLVNKMLLLVVLIVGVTLFIAVLVMFALQAYESYKKKDYTQVDYLINGMYADSEM is encoded by the exons ATGTGGACAGCCCTGGTGCTGGTGTGGATTTCCTCTGTGCCCTTATCTAGAAGCCATACGGTGCCAGCTGTGCCAC GACACTTAGTCACTAATAAGTGGCCAAGAGCAGGAAAGCAAAACCTGTCTGGGGACGCGGTTCCGAGGGCCGATAATACATCTACCTTGAGAGCAGCCACAGTGCCACCTGCTCCTGTCACACTGACAACAGGGACCTGGGCAGCCACCCTGAACTCCACCAGGGTGACAGCAGAGACGACACCACACGGGACAAACACAAGCACTCCAACAACCAGAGAGGGGACAGCAGACAGCGTGACCTCCAGAATTCTGGCTGCACCTACATCTTCGAGCCCCTCGTCTGTGAGGCAGACTCTGCCCACCACCATTGCTGGGCTTCCCTCTCTCAGCACACCACGTGCAGAAGTGCCAAGAACAAATGCCAGCGTATCACCAAGAACAGCCATAGCAACAACCGTGGCCCCACACACGGGGACTCCTACTACGGGCACAGTGACTGCTGTGGGCACA GTGACTCCTGCCTCGGGCACAGTAACTGCTGCTGTGGGCACAGTGACTCCTGCCTCGGGCACAGTGACTGCTGCCTCGGGCAATGTGACTGCTGCTGTGGGCACAGTGACTGCTGCTGTGGGCACAGTGACTCCTGCTGTGGGCACAGTAACTGCTGCCGTGGGCACAGTGACTCCTGCCACGGGCAACGTGACTGCTGCTGTGGGCACAGTGACTGCTGCCGCGGGCACCATAAACACAAGTGATCCTCACACAAGGACTCTGAGTCCTGCCAAAAGCACACCCACGAACACATCCAGCAGGAACCCCATTCCCACCTCAGGTGCCCAAACACAAGGTACCACCATCCAGGTGACCACAGACCAGCCAGTGCATAGCACAGCAGGTAGACCAACACCTAGTCCCTCAAACACTACCCTGGAGCCCAACACCCCCAAGTCTGTGGCTTCCACGTCCTCTGCCATAGTGACTACCACCCAGGTACAAACCAAGGAGCCGTCTGCCAGCACGGTGCCAGTGCTTCCTACCAGTATGAGCCCTGAAGTAGAAGCCACATCCCCCACCACACAGCCAAGCCCTCTATTACCTACCCAGGGGACAGGTGGGCCAGGCATACGCCTGACAACAGAGCAGGTGGGGACCAAAGCCACAGCTGGTACTGCATCTGCTGGGCCAACATCCAGGAGCTCAGGGGATGTTAAGGTGCCAACCACAGCCTCATGCCAGCTCAGCACCCAAGGCCAGTACCTAGTGGTCACCACTGATCCCCTGACCCCATCCTTGGTGAACAAAATGTTACTCCTGGTGGTGCTCATTGTTGGGGTGACCCTCTTCATCGCAGTCCTGGTGATGTTTGCCCTGCAAGCCTATGAGAGCTACAAGAAGAAGGACTATACGCAGGTGGACTACCTGATCAATGGCATGTACGCCGACTCAGAGATGTGA